One segment of Streptomyces sp. NA02950 DNA contains the following:
- a CDS encoding GNAT family N-acetyltransferase has product MIISLAEPHDVAKLLAFREEAAAWLARLGTDQWRRPYPADKLLETIEAGTVFMVVDGDATVATITLTPDAEAGLWTEQELAEPSLFINKLTVARTHAGANVGGRLLDWAGDRAYEAGAKWLRLDAWTTNEGLQAYYLRQGFEHVRTVLEGVAVNGGPRVSGWLAQRPTRPAEHGFTDDTPKPGGGCSSS; this is encoded by the coding sequence GTGATCATCTCTCTCGCGGAGCCGCACGACGTGGCCAAGCTGCTGGCCTTCCGGGAGGAGGCCGCAGCTTGGCTTGCCCGTCTCGGCACCGACCAGTGGCGACGCCCCTATCCCGCTGACAAGCTGCTGGAGACCATCGAGGCAGGGACTGTCTTCATGGTTGTGGACGGCGATGCGACGGTCGCGACCATCACTCTGACTCCCGACGCAGAAGCGGGGCTCTGGACAGAGCAGGAACTCGCGGAGCCCTCTCTGTTCATCAACAAGCTCACTGTGGCGCGCACGCATGCCGGGGCGAACGTCGGGGGGCGCCTGCTCGATTGGGCGGGGGATCGGGCCTATGAGGCCGGAGCCAAGTGGCTCCGTCTGGACGCGTGGACGACTAACGAGGGGCTTCAGGCGTACTACCTTCGGCAAGGCTTCGAGCATGTTCGGACAGTCCTTGAGGGAGTGGCCGTGAACGGCGGCCCTCGGGTGTCTGGCTGGCTTGCTCAGCGCCCAACACGTCCTGCTGAGCACGGTTTCACGGACGACACCCCCAAGCCGGGAGGGGGCTGCTCTTCTTCGTGA